One Fulvia fulva chromosome 8, complete sequence DNA window includes the following coding sequences:
- a CDS encoding Cytochrome P450 monooxygenase: MHGMQNAATKAVAAVLLVPSAYVLSLAVGLLLFDYLRVLLLRAKLPPGPLPLPLFGNTLSFPAEKPWILFEQISKQYKSPIITFWVGRQPTFYLNDCWTAHELLNKRAANYASRPRQVVLGELLGGLDNIASMYYGERWRLHRRLTHGVVGKQKLQCYRVIQDAESKVTTFRLLEDPGDYVAHLERSATSVMSIIGTGKRVTKLNDPLTLRVMQVTAEAGEKVVVGRHFPMILETFPWMASLPPIKNMFCSGSEDADMYYCMAEEASKRPKDCYFKDVYQSQAKYGLSKSEVTSLTGNLFGAGVETSTYTMLSFLLAACCFPDSLAKAREEIASVCGVARSPRIEDTADMPHVQAVMKEVFRWRAPAVLGGQPHAPLEDDYIEGFLIPRGSSVTGNLWAIHRNERDFPEPDLFCPGRHFPDHDLYRQNPTPKRHMAFGWGRRMCAGADLAEQGVLTQIARLLWAFDIEGDMDGTTGKPLKLNIFDYTSGFNIRPKPFRCKFTPRSREIARTITRERREAESILQEYEI; the protein is encoded by the exons ATGCACGGAATGCAGAATGCTGCCACAAAAGCAGTGGCTGCGGTGCTGCTAGTTCCATCGGCATATGTGCTGTCGCTTGCTGTTGGACTGTTGTTGTTCGACTATTTAAGAGTACTTCTGTTGCGAGCAAAGCTC CCACCAGGACCGCTACCATTGCCTTTGTTTGGAAATACCCTCTCGTTTCCTGCCGAAAAGCCATGGATTCTGTTCGAACAGATATCCAAACAGTACAAATCACCCATCATCACGTTCTGGGTCGGACGGCAGCCAACATTCTACTTGAACGACTGCTGGACGGCGCACGAGCTTCTTAATAAACGTGCTGCAAACTATGCCAGTAGACCACGCCAGGTGGTCCTTGGCGAGCTACTTGGCGGTCTCGACAACATTGCATCCATGTACTATGGCGAGCGATGGCGTCTCCATCGAAGGCTTACTCACGGAGTCGTTGGTAAGCAGAAGCTCCAATGCTATCGTGTGATCCAGGACGCCGAGAGCAAAGTCACAACGTTCCGTCTTCTCGAAGACCCTGGAGATTACGTAGCTCACTTGGAACGTTCTGCGACAAGCGTCATGTCCATCATCGGTACTGGCAAACGCGTTACCAAGCTTAACGATCCTTTGACTCTCAGAGTGATGCAAGTGACAGCAGAAGCTGGAGAGAAAGTAGTCGTCGGCAGGCACTTCCCCATGATATTGGAAACATTCCCGTGGATGGCCAGTCTCCCTCCCATCAAGAACATGTTCTGCTCAGGATCTGAAGACGCGGATATGTATTACTGCATGGCTGAAGAGGCATCCAAACGTCCCAAAGACTGCTACTTCAAGGACGTCTATCAGTCACAAGCGAAATATGGACTCTCCAAGTCCGAAGTGACCTCGCTGACTGGAAATCTTTTCGGAGCTGGGGTGGAAACATCTACATACACGATGCTTTCATTTCTACTAGCCGCTTGTTGCTTTCCAGATTCTTTGGCCAAGGCAAGAGAAGAGATCGCTTCCGTCTGTGGAGTGGCAAGAAGCCCACGAATTGAAGACACGGCAGACATGCCACACGTCCAAGCAGTCATGAAAGAAGTCTTTCGATGGAGAGCTCCCGCTGTCCTTGGAGGACAACCGCATGCGCCCCTGGAAGACGACTACATTGAG GGTTTCCTCATACCTAGAGGGTCATCGGTAACAGGGAATCTTTGGGCCATTCATCGGAATGAGCGAGACTTTCCAGAGCCTGATCTCTTCTGCCCGGGGCGTCATTTTCCAGACCACGATCTCTATCGCCAAAATCCCACGCCAAAGCGGCACATGGCTTTTGGATGGGGCCGTCGTATGTGTGCCGGCGCAGATCTGGCGGAGCAAGGAGTCCTTACCCAGATCGCGCGCTTACTCTGGGCCTTCGATATCGAAGGCGACATGGATGGAACAACAGGGAAGCCATTGAAGTTGAACATATTCGATTATAC GAGCGGATTCAACATTCGCCCAAAGCCATTCAGATGCAAGTTCACGCCACGCAGCAGAGAGATAGCGCGAACGATCACGCGAGAAAGACGAGAGGCTGAGAGTATTTTGCAAGAGTACGAGATCTAA